The following coding sequences are from one Shewanella eurypsychrophilus window:
- a CDS encoding MaoC family dehydratase yields MPSLFSLYRKIFFGRKPGWNELPLPKIYVSSSNVCLSSDKVTQYSQVCGFDFDGKNLPLTYMYVMAFRLHAVIFTHEAITFPLLGMIHLRNSITQYRGLSIDEKFDIECMLTTSTVTDSGLEFELVSKAFVDGTLVWESSSTYLYRIENSKRRVRPPKANAMAWDTAETWSLAEDLGRRYAKASGDYNLIHLHPVLSKRFGFDRVLAHGMWSKARCIAQMMPQIGDRPCTVDVAFKLPLFMPSDVSFDTEIDEDNLMFELRDARGRRPHLSGQISFL; encoded by the coding sequence ATGCCTTCTCTGTTTTCCCTCTATCGTAAGATCTTCTTCGGGCGCAAGCCTGGTTGGAATGAGCTGCCACTGCCGAAGATCTATGTCTCAAGTTCTAATGTGTGTTTATCGTCAGATAAAGTGACACAATATTCTCAAGTGTGTGGCTTCGATTTCGACGGTAAAAACCTGCCATTGACCTATATGTACGTGATGGCCTTCCGTTTACACGCGGTTATTTTTACTCATGAAGCGATCACTTTCCCTCTGCTTGGCATGATACATCTCAGAAACAGTATCACCCAATACCGTGGCTTAAGTATCGATGAGAAATTTGATATTGAATGTATGCTAACGACGAGTACAGTGACGGATTCAGGTTTGGAGTTTGAGCTTGTATCGAAAGCTTTTGTTGATGGAACATTGGTGTGGGAATCTTCGTCGACTTACCTTTATCGCATCGAAAACAGTAAGCGCCGTGTGCGCCCACCTAAAGCGAATGCCATGGCTTGGGATACTGCTGAGACCTGGAGTCTAGCCGAGGACCTTGGGCGTCGCTATGCTAAAGCATCGGGTGATTACAATCTTATTCACCTGCATCCTGTACTCTCAAAACGTTTCGGTTTCGACCGCGTGTTAGCCCATGGTATGTGGTCTAAAGCTCGCTGTATCGCTCAGATGATGCCACAAATTGGTGATCGCCCCTGTACAGTCGATGTGGCATTCAAGTTGCCTCTGTTTATGCCGTCGGATGTAAGCTTCGATACTGAAATCGATGAAGATAATCTCATGTTTGAGCTTAGAGATGCACGAGGTCGTCGACCGCATCTTTCTGGCCAGATCAGCTTTTTGTAG
- a CDS encoding chemoreceptor glutamine deamidase CheD → MQAVAIPPPRIGFEEIPRNWDNKHGKVVARVDPGVFYISSQDELIFTRLGSCVAACIWDPFLGIGGLNHFLLPEKELHEDWHQLTSYSCRYGNLAMEQLINGILSAGGQRQRLKAKIFGGAQMTKSSVLNVGKSNIEFVKEYLDTEGIAIEGEDLGGPWPRKVLFHPNSGKVLLKRLSPARIDQMMSEEKVYLKQIVKKQEDNQVELF, encoded by the coding sequence ATGCAAGCTGTCGCAATACCTCCACCACGAATAGGCTTCGAGGAAATACCCAGGAATTGGGATAATAAGCATGGCAAGGTTGTAGCAAGAGTTGATCCCGGTGTCTTCTATATCTCTTCTCAGGACGAATTAATTTTTACGCGATTAGGTTCATGTGTGGCTGCCTGTATCTGGGACCCATTCCTCGGCATCGGCGGTTTGAATCATTTCCTTCTTCCTGAAAAGGAGCTACATGAAGATTGGCATCAACTAACGAGCTATTCTTGTCGCTATGGCAACTTGGCGATGGAGCAACTTATCAATGGTATCTTGAGTGCTGGAGGTCAGCGGCAAAGATTGAAGGCCAAAATCTTTGGCGGTGCACAGATGACAAAATCCTCAGTACTTAATGTGGGTAAATCGAATATCGAATTTGTGAAGGAATATTTAGATACTGAAGGAATTGCCATAGAGGGAGAAGATTTAGGCGGTCCTTGGCCACGCAAGGTGTTATTTCACCCTAACAGCGGTAAAGTTTTGCTAAAGCGTTTATCACCTGCACGCATCGATCAGATGATGTCAGAAGAAAAAGTCTACTTGAAGCAAATCGTTAAGAAGCAAGAGGATAATCAGGTCGAACTGTTTTGA